The Niallia alba genome includes a window with the following:
- the ribH gene encoding 6,7-dimethyl-8-ribityllumazine synthase — MKQVFEGNLIGTGLKIGIVVSRFNEFITTRLLSGAEDALSRHGVNEDDISVMWVPGVYEIPLAAKKLAASGKYDAIITIGTVIRGATPHFDYVSNEVAKGVANVSLSTEVPVIFGVLTTENIEQAIERAGTKAGNKGYEAAVNAIEMGNLYNQLTNA; from the coding sequence ATGAAACAAGTATTTGAAGGAAATTTAATTGGAACTGGCTTAAAAATCGGAATTGTTGTATCGCGTTTTAATGAATTTATCACGACAAGACTTTTATCTGGAGCGGAAGATGCTCTTAGCCGTCATGGTGTGAATGAAGACGATATTTCAGTTATGTGGGTACCTGGTGTATATGAAATACCTTTAGCAGCAAAAAAATTGGCTGCGTCTGGTAAATATGATGCAATCATTACAATTGGGACTGTTATTCGCGGAGCAACACCACATTTTGACTATGTAAGTAATGAAGTAGCAAAAGGAGTGGCTAATGTTTCTTTAAGTACAGAGGTCCCTGTTATCTTCGGAGTCCTTACTACTGAAAATATTGAGCAAGCGATTGAAAGAGCCGGTACGAAAGCTGGAAATAAAGGGTATGAGGCTGCTGTTAACGCCATTGAAATGGGTAATTTATATAATCAGTTAACAAACGCTTAA
- the ribB gene encoding 3,4-dihydroxy-2-butanone-4-phosphate synthase: MFDSIEDALSDLTKGKVVIVCDDEDRENEGDFIGLADHVSPEMINFMAKEGRGLICVPIPQNLATKLDLPPMVTSSSDPRKTAFTISIDHKETSTGISAHERAFTISKMVDSNAIADDFTRPGHIFPLIAKDGGVLKRNGHTEAAVDLAILAGATPIGIICEILKEDGTMARVNDLHLLAKKWALKMITIQDLIQYKKSLLQEVE; encoded by the coding sequence ATGTTTGATTCCATTGAAGATGCTTTATCAGATTTAACAAAAGGCAAAGTGGTTATTGTTTGTGATGATGAGGACCGGGAAAACGAAGGTGATTTCATTGGGTTGGCGGATCATGTCAGCCCAGAAATGATTAATTTTATGGCAAAAGAAGGTCGTGGGTTAATCTGTGTACCAATTCCGCAAAATCTCGCTACTAAACTTGATCTCCCTCCAATGGTAACAAGCAGCAGTGATCCGCGAAAGACTGCTTTTACCATTAGTATAGATCATAAGGAGACTTCAACGGGAATTAGTGCACATGAACGCGCCTTCACCATAAGCAAAATGGTTGATTCAAACGCAATCGCTGATGACTTTACTAGACCTGGTCATATCTTCCCTTTGATAGCAAAGGATGGTGGTGTGCTAAAGCGGAACGGACATACGGAAGCTGCTGTTGATTTGGCGATCCTTGCTGGAGCAACCCCTATCGGCATTATTTGTGAAATTTTAAAAGAAGATGGAACAATGGCAAGAGTAAACGATCTGCATCTATTGGCTAAAAAATGGGCTCTAAAAATGATTACGATTCAAGATTTAATTCAGTATAAAAAAAGTTTATTACAAGAGGTGGAGTAA
- the ribE gene encoding riboflavin synthase, whose protein sequence is MFTGLVEELGVVKHSKKTGHTISLSIQADRIMEDIKIGDSIAVNGACLTVTSFNKGWFTVDVMPNTFYDTTLQHLKNGQSVNLERAMLANGRFGGHFVSGHVDCTGTILSTENIENSTLVEIRIPEDKVHLTMEKGSITIDGTSLTIFKTTANSIFVSLIPHTSIVSIIGHKRKGDLVNIEFDLLAKYFHSLMARSKEPLIKTESKLNASFLKENGFF, encoded by the coding sequence TTGTTTACAGGGCTAGTGGAAGAATTAGGTGTTGTGAAGCATAGTAAAAAAACGGGACATACAATTTCTCTTTCGATTCAAGCTGACCGAATTATGGAAGATATAAAAATTGGTGACAGTATTGCAGTAAATGGTGCTTGTTTAACGGTTACTTCCTTTAACAAAGGATGGTTTACAGTGGATGTGATGCCAAATACTTTCTATGACACGACATTGCAGCATCTTAAAAATGGTCAATCCGTCAACCTTGAACGTGCTATGCTAGCTAATGGTAGATTTGGTGGACATTTTGTTTCAGGTCATGTTGATTGCACAGGAACCATTTTGTCTACAGAAAATATAGAAAATAGCACATTAGTAGAAATTCGCATCCCGGAAGACAAGGTTCATCTGACAATGGAGAAAGGTTCAATCACAATTGATGGAACTAGTTTAACCATCTTTAAAACGACAGCTAACTCCATCTTTGTCTCACTAATTCCGCATACTTCTATCGTTAGCATTATTGGGCATAAGCGAAAAGGTGATCTTGTAAATATTGAGTTTGACCTTTTGGCCAAATATTTTCATTCGCTTATGGCGAGATCCAAAGAACCACTCATAAAAACAGAGTCAAAACTGAACGCTTCATTTTTAAAAGAAAATGGCTTTTTTTAA
- a CDS encoding MBL fold metallo-hydrolase codes for MKIAENVYGYRTAIANIAYIAGLGETKEEWVLIDTGVPFSAPFILKNSKKLFKDKKPLAIILTHAHFDHIGALQTLVRVWDVPVYIHEKEMSYLESEKKYPPPTPFKEKGMMSFLSPLYPRDGIAFHSNIKVISAEDSLYFLEGWKWLHTPGHTDGHISLFREKDGLLLAGDALITVRQESLFAVLMQKKEIHGPPAYFTPNVETSFTSIEKLLALDPHILYSGHGMPMYGNEIKEGINKLLYQHSTENLVKGN; via the coding sequence ATGAAGATTGCAGAAAATGTTTATGGCTATCGAACAGCCATAGCCAATATTGCGTATATTGCTGGATTAGGGGAAACAAAGGAAGAGTGGGTACTTATTGATACAGGAGTTCCATTTTCTGCTCCATTCATTTTGAAAAATTCAAAGAAGCTTTTTAAAGATAAAAAACCGTTAGCAATTATTTTAACACATGCACATTTCGACCATATCGGAGCACTGCAAACATTAGTAAGAGTATGGGATGTTCCTGTATATATTCATGAAAAAGAAATGTCCTATTTAGAAAGTGAGAAAAAATATCCTCCTCCCACACCATTTAAAGAAAAGGGGATGATGTCTTTTCTTTCCCCACTTTATCCACGCGATGGAATTGCTTTTCATTCCAATATAAAAGTGATTTCAGCTGAAGATTCCTTATACTTTTTAGAAGGATGGAAATGGCTCCATACACCGGGACATACGGATGGTCATATCTCCCTATTTAGAGAAAAAGACGGTCTGCTATTAGCAGGGGATGCACTTATTACCGTTAGACAAGAGTCGTTATTTGCCGTGTTAATGCAGAAAAAAGAAATTCATGGACCGCCAGCATACTTCACACCGAATGTAGAAACTAGCTTCACATCAATAGAAAAATTATTAGCACTTGATCCACATATTTTATATTCAGGACATGGAATGCCAATGTACGGAAATGAAATAAAAGAAGGAATTAATAAACTTCTTTATCAGCATTCTACCGAAAATTTAGTAAAGGGCAATTGA
- a CDS encoding exodeoxyribonuclease III, translating into MKLVTWNVNGIRACVKKGFIDFFQQIDADIFCLQETKLQEGQIKLELEGYHQFWNYAERKGYSGTAVFTKEKPLAVTYGVGEDFEELEGRAITLEFENFFLLNVYTPNSKRDLSRLSYRVGWEKQLKQYILSLEAIKPVIYCGDLNVAHQEIDLKNPKPNIGNSGFTTEERNEMTSLLELGFVDSFRHLYPERTDVYTWWSYMAKVRERNIGWRIDYFIVSNQLKDNITDVNIHCDVMGSDHCPVQLDIQI; encoded by the coding sequence ATGAAATTAGTAACTTGGAATGTGAATGGAATTAGAGCCTGTGTGAAGAAAGGCTTTATAGATTTCTTTCAACAAATAGATGCAGATATCTTTTGCCTGCAAGAAACAAAACTACAAGAAGGACAAATTAAATTAGAGTTAGAGGGCTACCATCAGTTTTGGAATTATGCAGAAAGAAAAGGCTATTCAGGGACTGCTGTCTTCACAAAAGAAAAACCGCTTGCTGTAACATATGGAGTTGGAGAAGATTTTGAAGAATTAGAAGGAAGAGCCATTACCTTAGAATTTGAAAACTTCTTTCTATTAAATGTTTATACACCTAATTCGAAACGTGATTTAAGTAGATTATCTTATCGAGTAGGATGGGAAAAGCAACTAAAACAATATATTTTATCATTAGAGGCAATCAAACCAGTCATTTATTGTGGTGATTTAAACGTTGCTCATCAAGAAATTGATTTAAAAAATCCGAAACCAAATATAGGGAATTCAGGATTCACAACAGAAGAAAGAAATGAAATGACCAGTTTATTGGAATTAGGATTTGTTGATAGCTTTAGACATTTATATCCAGAGCGAACAGATGTGTACACATGGTGGAGCTATATGGCTAAAGTAAGGGAAAGAAATATCGGCTGGAGAATCGACTATTTTATCGTTTCTAATCAACTAAAAGACAATATAACAGATGTTAATATTCATTGCGATGTAATGGGAAGCGATCATTGTCCAGTACAACTTGATATACAAATATAA